From the genome of Pseudomonadota bacterium:
TGCTCGGCATCTGCAACGGCTTCCAGGTGCTGACCGAGGCAGGCCTCTTGCCGGGCGCGCTCATGCGCAATGCCAGCCTGAAATTCGTCTGCCGCAACGTGCATCTCAAGGTCGAGACCAGCCAATCAATCTTCACCGCCGGCTACGAGCAAGGCCAAGTGCTGCGTGTGCCGGTCGCCCATGGCGAAGGCAACTACTTCGCCGATGCGGAAACCTTGGATCGTCTCGAGGCGCGCGGCCAGGTGGCGTTCCGCTACGTGACGCCGGACGGCAAGACGGAGGCCGCCGACAATCCCAACGGCTCGGCGCGCAACATCGCCGGCATCTTCAACGAAGCCAAGACCGTGCTGGGCTTGATGCCGCACCCGGAGAACGCCATCGAGGCGGCGATCGGCGGCACCGACGGCAAAGGTCTGTTTTGCGGCCTGGTGGCGGCGCTCGCGTGATTCTGTCGAATGCGAGCATCGGTCCGGCGCTGGTCGCCGAGCACGGGCTCACGCCGGAGGAATACGACCGGCTCTTGAAGATCATGGACCGCGAGCCGAGCCTGGCCGAGCTCGGCATCTTCTCGGTGATGTGGAGCGAGCATTGCTCCTACAAGTCCTCGAAGGTGTGGCTGAAGACGCTGCCGACCAAGGGCAAGCGGGTTATTCAGGGTCCGGGAGAGAACGCAGGGGTCGTCGACATCGGCGACGGCCAGGCGGCGGTCTTCAAGATCGAGAGCCACAACCACCCGAGCTTCATCGAGCCCTATCAGGGTGCGGCCACCGGCGTCGGCGGCATCCTGCGCGACGTGTTCACCATGGGGGCCCGGCCGATCGCCAACATGAACGCGCTCCGCTTCGGCGATCCGGAGCATCCGAAGACCAAGCACCTGGTGGCGGGCGTGGTCTCCGGCATCGGCGGCTACGGCAACAGCTTCGGGGTGCCCACGGTGGGCGGGGAGACGCAGTTTCACCCGGCCTATAACGGCAATATCCTCGTCAACGCCATGACCGTCGGCCTGGCCAGGGCCGACCGCATCTTCCGCGCGGCCGCCAGCGGGCCCGGCAATCCCGTGCTCTATGTCGGCGCCAAGACCGGGCGCGACGGCATCCACGGCGCCACCATGGCGTCGGCGGAATTCACCGAAGAGGCGGAGGCCAAGCGCCCGACCGTGCAGGTGGGCGACCCCTTTACCGAGAAGCTGCTGTTGGAAGCCTGCCTCGAGCTCATGGCCGAGGACGCGATCGTGGCGATCCAGGACATGGGGGCGGCCGGCCTCACCTCCTCCTCGGTGGAGATGGCGGCGCGCGGCGGTCTCGGCATCGAGCTCGATCTCGATCTCGTGCCGGTGCGCGAGACCGGCATGACCGCCTACGAGATCATGCTGTCGGAGAGCCAGGAGCGCATGCTGATGATCGTCAAGCCCGAGGCGGCGGGCCGCGCGCGGGCAATCTTCGACAAGTGGGAGCTGGATTGCGTCGCCATCGGGCGGGTGACCGACACCGGGCGGCTGGTCGCGCGCAAGGGCGGCCAGGTCGAGATCGACATCCCGGTGGCCCCGCTGGTCGACCAGGCGCCGCTTTATCAGCGCCCCTGGGTCGCCACGCCGAAGTCGCCGGTGATCGCGCCGACCACGGTGGTCGCGGTCCCGCCGTTTCAGATGCTGAAGCGGCTCATGGGCTCGCCCGATCTCGCCTCCAAGCGCTGGCTCTGGGAGCAATACGATCATCTCATCATGGGCGAGACGGTGCAGCGCCCCGGCGGCGACGCGGCGGTCGTGAGAGTGCCGGGGGCCAAGAAGGCGCTCGCCATCACCACCGACTGCACCCCCCGCTACTGCCAGGCCGACCCCGAGGCGGGCGGCGCGCAGGCGGTGGCCGAGGCCTGGCGCAACCTGACGGCGGTGGGCGCCCTGCCGCTCGCCGTCACCGACAACATGAATTTCGGCAATCCGGAGCGGCCGGAGATCATGGGCCAGTTCGTCGGCTGCATCGCCGGCATGCGCCGGGCCTGCGAGGCTCTCGACTTCCCGGTCGTCTCGGGCAATGTCTCGCTCTACAACGAGACCAACGGCAAGGCGATCCTGCCGACCCCGGTGATCGGCGGCGTGGGCTTGCTCGCCGACTATATGAAGAGCGCCAGCCTTGCCTTCAAGCGCGAAGGCGAGACGATCATCCTGATGGGCGAGACCAGGGGCTGGCTCGGCCAGTCGCTCTATCTCCGCGACGTAGCCCGGAAGGAGGAAGGCGCCCCACCGCCGGTCGACCTGGTGGCCGAGCGTCGCAACGGCGATTTCGTACGCACGCTCATCGCCCAATCCAGCATCAGCGCCTGCCACGACCTCTCCGACGGGGGCTTGCTCGTGGGCCTGGCGGAGATGGCGCTCGCCGGCAATATCGGGGCTACCCTCGCCGCCTCACCCGCCGATGTGCCCTCCCATGCGTTTTTCTTCGGCGAGGACCAGGCGCGCTATCTCGTGACCACGGATGATGC
Proteins encoded in this window:
- the purL gene encoding phosphoribosylformylglycinamidine synthase subunit PurL; protein product: MILSNASIGPALVAEHGLTPEEYDRLLKIMDREPSLAELGIFSVMWSEHCSYKSSKVWLKTLPTKGKRVIQGPGENAGVVDIGDGQAAVFKIESHNHPSFIEPYQGAATGVGGILRDVFTMGARPIANMNALRFGDPEHPKTKHLVAGVVSGIGGYGNSFGVPTVGGETQFHPAYNGNILVNAMTVGLARADRIFRAAASGPGNPVLYVGAKTGRDGIHGATMASAEFTEEAEAKRPTVQVGDPFTEKLLLEACLELMAEDAIVAIQDMGAAGLTSSSVEMAARGGLGIELDLDLVPVRETGMTAYEIMLSESQERMLMIVKPEAAGRARAIFDKWELDCVAIGRVTDTGRLVARKGGQVEIDIPVAPLVDQAPLYQRPWVATPKSPVIAPTTVVAVPPFQMLKRLMGSPDLASKRWLWEQYDHLIMGETVQRPGGDAAVVRVPGAKKALAITTDCTPRYCQADPEAGGAQAVAEAWRNLTAVGALPLAVTDNMNFGNPERPEIMGQFVGCIAGMRRACEALDFPVVSGNVSLYNETNGKAILPTPVIGGVGLLADYMKSASLAFKREGETIILMGETRGWLGQSLYLRDVARKEEGAPPPVDLVAERRNGDFVRTLIAQSSISACHDLSDGGLLVGLAEMALAGNIGATLAASPADVPSHAFFFGEDQARYLVTTDDAKAVMALAETAGVPACVLGTTGGLALTAAGGDAISLAELRRAHEDWLPGYMATP
- the purQ gene encoding phosphoribosylformylglycinamidine synthase subunit PurQ, whose amino-acid sequence is MQAAVIVFPGSNRERDVAVALEQASGRAPKLIWHKDTELPDCDLIVLPGGFAYGDYLRTGAMAAHSPVMAEVKRKAAKGVPVLGICNGFQVLTEAGLLPGALMRNASLKFVCRNVHLKVETSQSIFTAGYEQGQVLRVPVAHGEGNYFADAETLDRLEARGQVAFRYVTPDGKTEAADNPNGSARNIAGIFNEAKTVLGLMPHPENAIEAAIGGTDGKGLFCGLVAALA